The Carassius carassius chromosome 28, fCarCar2.1, whole genome shotgun sequence region AATGTCTTTCATTCctttaatggcaaagctgaattctcagcatcatgctccagtcttcagtgtcacttgatccttagAAATCAATCTATTACGCTGATTTGCCGaatattttatgacattttttttaggattctttgaggaAAAAAAGCTTCAGAGGAACAGAatgatttgatatatatatatatatatatatatatatatatataatactgtatcTTGGATTGAAGACgcaagttaatatattttttttaattcaatatatttaattttattatttaaaataaaaatataatcctGTATATAACCTATATAATTATTCCCTTTGAATGGTAATCTGTTATTAATAAATTTGACATTCATGaccatttatttatgtttttcataTTCTAACCAGATGAGTGTGGTGTAGTTTTTCCTCTGGTTTCTAAGATAAAGTGTGACATATAGTGTCTTTCGATGGTTTTCAATTACTCcattttaaattatgtcattaaaactAATTTAGCAAATGTTTCCTTTGATTTCCCTTAATAAGACATTGAATAACACACCATCATCCTGTAATTGTAACTTATCACGCCATCTTTCCCAACGTCTGTCATAGTTTCACcattaaaattatgatttatagcTCAAATGCAGATAAATGATTATACTGGTATAGGAATTAATATATTAAACCCTCTACAATGCCTttgctccatagacttccattgtacAGTAAGCACATAACTCCTACTCAACacttttgcttattttttttttacaaactgaggTACAAGCTGAAATGATTTTCGGTGCCAACAGATTCTGTCAGTAAAGATTAGCCGTATTGTACCTGGAACAAGTTCTCTGTGTATTTCTATGTTTTTCATTCTCTCTGCTAGACAATCGATCAGGAAAAGaggatgaaaaagaaaaaaaatcaacttgaCTCAAACCTCACAACTCAAGAAGATTCATTTCAACAGATTTATGCATCACCATGTTTATTATACCTGTTGGAAATGCTCCAACATTACCTTCCACAAACTACATCAGGATTTCTAAGGTTACATGTGTACAAAACAGTCCTTCATAGCAATAAGTTTCAAGCAAACCTAATTCTCAGTGACATGCAGCCTAATGCTCAGGTCTAGGGTCAGTTAGGAATAAGAATACACATCCAGTACAGCTAGTCCTAGAAAAGATCAGCCGGTTGCTAACAGCTGCTGGTCTCAGAACAGTCTTGGTAGTCTTTGTGCACTCATTTTGTATGATAAGGCCGAGGGGCAGCCTGCATATTAGTCTTCATAAGATAACATCCATTCTCAAAGGTGAAGTCGTCTTCCCCAATGGAGGGAAAACCGATGATGATACTGGAAAACACCAGACTCATGGATGTCTTCCAGGTTATTTTGCAAAAAGATTCTCAGTAATACATAAAAAAGTGGATCTGAAACTAAAGGTGGTGTCACTACAGagcacaaacaaagaaaaaaagtccaGCTTAATagatactttttttaaactttccatCTGTATCATGACTAATACATTTCTGGTGACCTGGAGATTGTCAATCAGCTGGACGTCAATCTGTTGTGAACAACAAACTAGGGATGGGTCACACTGGCGAAATTTGGGTAAAATTTTGTGGGCAAAAAAGGTCTATTGTGCATGCATGATGCACCGTTCACACAGAAGACGTTTCCAACTTTCGGTTGATCAATGCGGCAAATTCACATGAACATGAATGCAATCTGCTCGAGGAACAACTTCGCACCAAACTCTTGATTGcatattgaaatgactggatttcggCCACAAAATTTCAAGGAGCACCGGTAAATGTGACCATACCTTTAGACGGTTTCGACCATTAAAACTCGTAAAACATAGTTTATTCATCACTGTCAAAGCACCATTGTCACGAAAGACACATTCAGAAGAACGTTCCTGGCCATTGTGTCACATCTTGCACTGTTTTTTGAATGTTCTGTGAGTTTTTAAGACGCTGCAAATATTCAACATTTTAAGTCCATGTCTCGAGACCCTTTGGAAGGTTCTCTTCTATTTTGTCCCCTAGAATTACGGTCACATTAGCAAAAATGTCATAGGGGGAAAGCCTATTGTCAATAGTTCAGCAATTTATGAAGCTCCATTCACACTGAATTcattttcaaaccaagcagctttttgTTGGTAAATGTGGCGAATGCGTGTGACCGACCTGAACCAATTGCGAAATCTAAATGAGGAAATATTTCATCCTGACATGAAATTAACGATAGCATGTATTTCCATTGAACTGACTGGGTTTTGCCTGCGAAAATACGCAGAATACTGGTAAATGTGACCGTACCTTAAGAAAGACGTCTAGTTGGGGGAGACAAACCCAAAACCAGcccattttgaaaaaaatatgtttcgCACATGCCTCCAGTGAACCGCTTGACTTCGTATCTATATATTGGAATCCATGATAGTTCTTCCCAGTCCTAATATCTGCATCCCAGAAACAAATCTGCAGCAGTCCTGGCGGTCAAAGGAGGTCAGAGTTCAGACGGCCTGCCAAAGACATCCAAAGctactctttttttattcttttttctttatacAGAGGACTACCTCCATCCTATGCTTGTGCTGCACTAAAAATCGCTAGACTTGGGCAGGTACTCTTCATTCCTCTCGTCCCCTGCCTCAGTTTCTTCTTCAAAGGATGCTAACACGCTCTGTCAGCCCCTGCATGTCCGCGTCCTCTGCACCCTCCAGCTCGTCGTCATCAGACGCTGGTGGCGGGGGCACCAGGTGAGCAGGGTAAGGCAGCGTGTGGTCACGAGCGTACTGCTGCCAGCGGCTGTCATCGCTCTCGTGGGTTATGTAGCGCTCCCCGAGCTTTGACTCCAGCGCTCGGAGGTCCAACCAGGCCTGGTAATCCTGAAAGAGCAGACAGGGGTGGTGGGGGAGACAGAGCAAATAAGGAGATGATAGAGACAGAAGGACGCCACAGCTAATGATGATTCATTTTGTTTGCGGTGTCTAAAAGCGCTTTACTTAAGGAGCTTATTTGCCCTTAATGTAATTTGCTTGTCAAACATAAAACTCTCTTTTACATTTGTCATCTCAGGGGTTGTTTTTCCACATTTgtccttttttcttctttcatgtGGAGCTTTTAATGTAATTACAGAcctatttccatttttttttcttcatttgaatATAATAGCCTTATCCTTAGATTATCTAGATTATCTTTCTTGCCTCGGTCTCATTTAATTCAAAAATGATATGTTTAATAGTAATAgtagtttaaattaatataatgcaCACTCACCATcatacacctacacacacacacacacacacacacacatacatatatatattatatatatatagcctgatATTGGCATTACCTGTAGATAGGTATGACTGAGACTCTTGTCTACACTGTAGCGTTTTCTCATCTTCACTTGCAGCAGGTTATTGATGAGGTCAATAGCTATGGAGAAACGCAGAGATCACACAAACAAAATCTGCATTGATTGAAGCTAAATGATTTACAGCAGCGGACAGAAAATCAAAGGTGGATGGAGCGACTCAACGACCAGCCTGCTTTTAATGCATCGGATTTCTTTTTGTTATTATGAAGTAAATGTCCAGGAAGAGCCAAGCAAAGTGTTCTCTATTCAGCTCTTTTAACTTTTCATATACTACAAATCTCAATTTGATCTGACATTTTATTGTACATCAGCAACTTTAATTCGGTGTCATTTTACTGTTACCTTCAGGAGAGATCTGTTTCCATGGGTTGGGTGGGTACATGAAGGCGGCGTTGTGGATCTGATCATTGATGTCTTCATCCTCGTTGAAAGGGAAAGTTCCACTCAGACTAACATACATAATCACACCTACAGACCACATGTCCAGAGAGCGATTGTAACCCTGGTTCAGCAGGACCTCGGGGGCCAAATAAGCCGGCGTGCCGACAACCGAACGGCGGAAAGACTTCTCTCCGATGATGCGAGCAAAACCAAAGTCACAAAGTTTCACCTGTGAACATCCCGCGGGGGTGGGAAGAAGTGTTAAGAGTCAACCAAGTGTAAAAAGGAGAAGTATGACCTTGCATtatgcaatagaaaaaaaagaaaaagagtagTTATTTGTTTCCCATCCATGCCTCTATATCGGGATGTGttcaaattgtgtttttttggacATTTCTGACCTGTGGGAAAGGATCCGCTGATGCTAACAGCACATTCTCAGGCTTGAGGTCACAGTGCACTATGTTTTTGAAGTGAAGGTGCCTCAGAGCAGCCAAAATCTAGAGAGGGAGTGAAAGAGAAGATACTGGCTCAAAATAATGTCtttaaaggccctttcacaccaagaatgattactatatatatatatatatatatatatatatatatatatatataaataaatattgacagCTAATCAGAATCTACCTGGCTTTTTAAAGCACTTGAAGACAAAACGACAgtgcattctttaaaataaataaataaaacaaatgacaaaactGCCGTGTGCTAatgacaaacacaacacaatgctaatatagttatctgcaacactttacaataacagTGAATTGAATATTCATATACCGTTacttacattaaatattattttggagttcaaaacaggacagaaaatagcttaTTAATTCTAAATGAGGTTTTTTGATGAAAAACCTTTATTGCATAAGTGGATCTCAGAGAAcagtatgaaataataaaaaaggtagtTCATCACCCCTTTAAAGCAGCAGATGAAAAAATGCTGCATGCGGCTATAATAATAAACAGGATATGtatataattatcattatagttgtagTTAATGGCTATTATAGCTATCCctattggtgtgaacaggcctttagaaGGACTGTGATAACCGTATGTCCTTGGTGCAAACAGCCTTTAACCTCTGAGAAGCAAGTTTTAAGCTCTAAACGCAGCGCTGACCTGGGTGATGAGGAACTTGGTGAGTCGCTCAGGAAGTCTTCCTTTCTCACTGGACAGTATCATCTCGAGCATGTCACCATGAAGTTTCTCCATCACCACAAACACCTTCTCTGGCGTCTCAAACATGCATTCGAGGTTCACTATGCCCAAGTGTCGCAGGCTCTGAGAGAGGATGAAAGGACAGGATAAAGAAATGTGGGTGGGTAAGTCACGTTGTTGCTTATTTGCATTCATGAGCTTATGTTAGGTGTCCTCACAATCAGCAGGCACACAGCCGGTTTAATTGTGTTACATGTGTTCATTATCATTCGGTCAGTACAATGGCATTCATTAGCCACATATGAATCATTGATTCTCTATCGCTCCCTGCTGGTCACCTGCAATATGGCCACTTCATTCCTCAGCTGGCTCTCCTGCTTGGTGGGGAACCGGAGCTTGTCGATCACCTTCACGGCTACATCCCGGCCAGTTTTCCTGTGTTTTCCTGTGAGGGTTGAGGAAATGATTGTATATGTGAGATCATTTGCAAATGTCCATTCTTGCATAtcattagtggtgtttgctatTACATATACTTATGACAAGGGATTTGAATACGaattctgtttttgttgtttaaactaaacaaaaaacattaataataataataataataagattaaaaaaGTGGATTTTTGTgttgatgccatagaagaaccatttttggttccacaaagaacatgAACACTTTAATCTAAAAGGGATGCACAATATAGGATTTTGCCGATATCTGATATGCCGATATTTTTCAACTCATCTTGGCTGATAGCTGATGCCAATACCGATAAATGTCCTTTTATTTGGAAACGACATGAAGTCTCTCCTGTGCAAATATTACAAGCAAAATTTTTTATTGTAgtgatttctttattattattattaaataaacaataatgaagTAATTTTACAATGAGGGAACACTGGAAACTTCAAATCAAtcactccattttttttttttattctcagatgtggaaacatttaaattatttgaagatttaaaaagcaaaagagtagtaaaaaaaaaattgtcaatttttttttaaagctccttgaatttaatttcataatctgtttgaaaaaaaaatacattaatgaataaatctgTATAGCCTAAATATAACTGGTTCATTTACAAGTGCAATATTTGTGACCTTAGCGACTTCTGACCTTTAAATCACCGCATACTCATGATTTGATTATCTTACCGCTAGCAAACCCTAATCACATGTGAGTTATTCATCTTAAAGGAAAGGCATATTGGCATAATTTATCATATCGGGCCAATccttatattcacattttaagcCATTATCGGCCCATTCCAATATAATTCAGATAATATTTGCATTCTTATAAAAAATATCCTTTTCCTTAAAGATTACATGGATGTTAAAGTTTTTCATCAATGCCAATAAGAACCTTAATTTTTAATAGCGTAACTTCAATCAACTTCAATCTAGAATATCATAACATCTTAAAGGTGCATGTACTCTGTTTACATGGTCCAGTAAGAAAACACCTAACAACCGTGCAGAACAGCCTGGCAACCAccaagaacaccttagcaaccgcatagcaatgcTCTAGTAAATGTTTAGAAACTTGGTTTTCAGTCATAGACATACCTCCATAAACCACACCAAATTGTCCAGAGCCCAGAACCTCATCCGCAAAGATTTGGTACACCATTCCAATGTCCTGTTGGATACATCATCATTGTTTATTATGATCTCACTCATTATAATAATCATCAGACTATGTGATGTATGGCATCTTTAAAGTTTACTCACCACGTTCTCCTGAATCTGACTGTTAGACACCGAGATGCTGACTGATGCCTGCCCTGAAAATGAATCAGATTCATAACCATATTAGTCACACTTTATAATCTTAGTGTTATACTCGTACTGTATAaaggtcaatgacaaataaggatttgaaaattataataactactaatagtatataatatatataataattatgaaataactTCTTTATGTTGATATGAAACTTGCTGATATGAACTATCTATCTataaaaaagttgtaaaaatgaaacaaagtatatactgtatatatactgtgtgtgtttgtgtatgtatatgtatatatatatatatatatatatatatatatatatatatatatacacacacacacacacacattatacaatgacattcattcatgtatttttaaatagtccaaattaagaaaatgacatattatattatcatatcaTAGCATCATCATGTCTAACTAAATTCTACACATATCTACAATAATGATTtgtaattattaaatgattatgCTTATGTATGCAGAATCACACTTTTCTTCCAGAATTAATCTCACTTACGGTGAGGAGTGTGACCTTCTGCTGGAGGGTTGTCTTGGAAGATGACTGGCATGAGGGCTTGACGTATAGCAGTCTCCCATCCTTTGGCAAACTCTCGTCCCACCCCACTATTGGGCGCAACACTGCTGGGGCAGATGGAGATGGGTAGACCAGACACACTGGATGACAGGGACGGGGTGGTGTTGGGGTCTTCACCAACAAAGTAGATCATGGTACCCGTCATGATCTCAAAGCAGTGGGGACTTGTGCCAGGAGGGACAAGAGAGAAATCCCCTGCCGGGCGGACCTCAAGGATTTCTGAGAGCGGGATCTCCTGTGGAGGGAGGCAAAGGGACAAATTAGACCCTCAGTCATGCAGACAATAGGTGCCAAGGTTAATTTAAAAGCAGGGTCTGGGTTAATGCCAGTGTGAGTTGAGATAATAACTGATTATACATCAAACCAGGTAATTCTACATGTGATGTCACCCCAATGGCCAACTAGCTTGTGAAAACCATTCATAATGCATTATTTCATGAACGCAGAATATTCATGCTTCATCTGTCGCTGTGAACACATAATGCATAATGTAATGTGGCATGTCCACACACTCATCAACTCCTTTTTCATGTGCAGTTTAGCTCACAATATCTATAAATGGTGGGAAGCTAGTCTTTTTAAAaggtacctttttatttttttattttttttattctgtggcagaaacaaaaaacagaattgcGAGGTATAACTCTGAACTGTGAGAAGAAAAGTTAGAATTCTGagtgtaaatttcacaattacaacTTTTTTCTTGCAGTTCTGAGAAAAAGTAACAATTGTACTGTTTATATGTCATGATTTTGACTTTTCTTtttacaattctgagaaaaattctAAATCTCATAATTTTGCCTTTTGCAATTTTGACAAAAGAATcgattgcaagatataaactcagaactgaaaGACAAActtttattctttataaaaaaaattcacattttttaaaattttttttacaccatggaattaaaaaatgaattgtgtaatttgataatttagtttctcaaaattgcaagaaaaaaatcagaattgcaagtCATTAActtagaattatgagatataaaatgaGAATTCTACCGTTTGTTCTTGCAATTCCAAGTTTACATCCTCACAATTGTTTTTCTGTTTCcaacatggaataaaaaaaaaaaaaaaaaaaaaaaaaaaattatttaacttgAAATTCTCGGAGTTGCaagaaaaagtcataattgtgagaaaaCAGAATTGAGAGAATAAAAGTCTGAATTGTCAGATAAAAGGTTGCAATTACCTTCTTTTTTTCATGCATTGGCGGAAACATGCtttcataataaaacacaatcattaaaacacaaaagaaagagAGATTCTACCTTGTAGTATTTGTTGGTGGTGTCATTTTGAAATAGGATGATGCATTTGCAGTCCAGGCGCCAGTAGTGTTTCTTCCTCTGTTGGAGGGTGGGgtgagaggtcagaggtcatagaTCAACAAGGAGTTGGTGCTGGGGTCAGATTGACCCCAGCAGACAGGAGGAAGAAAGTGAAGGGCAAACAAAGCTGAAGAAAAGAAGAGGACGCAAGAGAAAAACCAAGAGGAAAGTTAGAAAGAAAAGGTTAAAGCAGAGTAAATGCTACACAGAAAATCTGAAGTTTTACAGGAGGCCGAGAACAGGTCAATATATCAATGTTCAGAAAACGCCTCCGCCAATTTTCCCCCATTCTTTGTGGAAATACTATGAGTGACATTTACTGCTATTCATTCCTACAAATCAATACCCACTCCTGCAGGGGAAGCTCAGAATAGCCTGTGATTTAAAAGCTGAAGAGTTGCTGATATTATAGTGCAAGTGTGCAGATTGATGCAGAACACATTAAGAAATATCAATAGGGTGTTTGAAAGTGAGGT contains the following coding sequences:
- the prkd2 gene encoding serine/threonine-protein kinase D2 isoform X2, with translation MQQGTLVSVHNSQTPGFPTVDMGVAPGPGGASGITSGPPAPAGVSFMIQIGLTRESVLLPQTADLAYIKQISCSIVDQKFPECGFYGIYDKIILFKHDTSSSNILQLVKAVSDIQEGDLVEVVLSAAATSEDFQIRPHALNVHSYRAPAFCDHCGEMLFGLVRQGLKCDGCGLNYHKRCAFSIPNNCSGARKRRLSTTSLTSSQSLRLSTAESLSSLNSSVTSEEASLIRSHTQMPRTPSEARRFYTGRPVQLDKILMTKVKVPHTFAVHSYTRPTVCQYCKRLLRGLFRQGLQCKDCKFNCHKRCAYKVPNDCLGETLDILSPSTDVEVPMDYSNEYSDTDKSSLMDDSDEACSIPGSFSPDSNQHGASGDQSANIPLMRVVQSIRQTTRRSSTAIKEGWMVHYSNKDTLRKKHYWRLDCKCIILFQNDTTNKYYKEIPLSEILEVRPAGDFSLVPPGTSPHCFEIMTGTMIYFVGEDPNTTPSLSSSVSGLPISICPSSVAPNSGVGREFAKGWETAIRQALMPVIFQDNPPAEGHTPHRQASVSISVSNSQIQENVDIGMVYQIFADEVLGSGQFGVVYGGKHRKTGRDVAVKVIDKLRFPTKQESQLRNEVAILQSLRHLGIVNLECMFETPEKVFVVMEKLHGDMLEMILSSEKGRLPERLTKFLITQILAALRHLHFKNIVHCDLKPENVLLASADPFPQVKLCDFGFARIIGEKSFRRSVVGTPAYLAPEVLLNQGYNRSLDMWSVGVIMYVSLSGTFPFNEDEDINDQIHNAAFMYPPNPWKQISPEAIDLINNLLQVKMRKRYSVDKSLSHTYLQDYQAWLDLRALESKLGERYITHESDDSRWQQYARDHTLPYPAHLVPPPPASDDDELEGAEDADMQGLTERVSIL
- the prkd2 gene encoding serine/threonine-protein kinase D2 isoform X1, which gives rise to MANVSPFMSPGPMSQVFFPPGGPSPPGSVVMQQGTLVSVHNSQTPGFPTVDMGVAPGPGGASGITSGPPAPAGVSFMIQIGLTRESVLLPQTADLAYIKQISCSIVDQKFPECGFYGIYDKIILFKHDTSSSNILQLVKAVSDIQEGDLVEVVLSAAATSEDFQIRPHALNVHSYRAPAFCDHCGEMLFGLVRQGLKCDGCGLNYHKRCAFSIPNNCSGARKRRLSTTSLTSSQSLRLSTAESLSSLNSSVTSEEASLIRSHTQMPRTPSEARRFYTGRPVQLDKILMTKVKVPHTFAVHSYTRPTVCQYCKRLLRGLFRQGLQCKDCKFNCHKRCAYKVPNDCLGETLDILSPSTDVEVPMDYSNEYSDTDKSSLMDDSDEACSIPGSFSPDSNQHGASGDQSANIPLMRVVQSIRQTTRRSSTAIKEGWMVHYSNKDTLRKKHYWRLDCKCIILFQNDTTNKYYKEIPLSEILEVRPAGDFSLVPPGTSPHCFEIMTGTMIYFVGEDPNTTPSLSSSVSGLPISICPSSVAPNSGVGREFAKGWETAIRQALMPVIFQDNPPAEGHTPHRQASVSISVSNSQIQENVDIGMVYQIFADEVLGSGQFGVVYGGKHRKTGRDVAVKVIDKLRFPTKQESQLRNEVAILQSLRHLGIVNLECMFETPEKVFVVMEKLHGDMLEMILSSEKGRLPERLTKFLITQILAALRHLHFKNIVHCDLKPENVLLASADPFPQVKLCDFGFARIIGEKSFRRSVVGTPAYLAPEVLLNQGYNRSLDMWSVGVIMYVSLSGTFPFNEDEDINDQIHNAAFMYPPNPWKQISPEAIDLINNLLQVKMRKRYSVDKSLSHTYLQDYQAWLDLRALESKLGERYITHESDDSRWQQYARDHTLPYPAHLVPPPPASDDDELEGAEDADMQGLTERVSIL